One Candidatus Zixiibacteriota bacterium genomic window, CCGGCGGCGACAATGACGGCGGCCCGGCGTCGGTTGAGACCACGCTGGTGGCGACGGCCTCGTTGAGTGAGGCGGTCGGGGCTAACGGCAAGGTCCTGCGCCTGACGCTGGACAAGCGCGTGATTGTGTTCAACGTTCCGAAGAACGCCTTGACCGAGACCGTGACGATCACGATCACGGGATCGAAGTACGAGATTGGCGAAGAAGAATTCTATGTGTACGATTGCGGTCCGGACGGACAGCAGTTCCTTGAGCCGATTCTGTTGACGCAGCCGGTGGCGCTGACGAACGGCCAGCCGCTGGTACTCCTGTACTTTGATGACACGCTGGAAGACGGCGACGGGATTGGCTGGCAGGTGGAAGATGCCGGTGTTAGCGCGAATGGCCGCGGGATTTTCGAGATTCACCACTTCTCGAAGTACGGTATCAGCTACACGCCGGAGCCTTCGGTGAATGAAGAGGGTTTCGGAGGCTTGAACACTCAGTAGATCTTTCTCACGCATGACCTTCTCGATGCGGGAGCGGCGCCGGTCGCTCCCGCTGCATTTTTGTGCCCTTAGCCTGGTATCACCTTAGCGGCAGTCAGCCGGTACCCTCGTTCAAGTGAAATTCAATGTCATTATCATAACACAAAGTCTTGCAGTAAGATAATAACAGTCCTGCAATAATTCATTCCATGCGGGCCGTTCGTCGCAACATTTTTTCACTAAACGCGTAGAAAGGTATTGACGACTGCACATATGTGCAGTATCTTCGTCCATACCACGACAGGAAGACGGTTACCACGTCGCCGACCGGATCGGTTGCCAGCCGCTGCTATCGGCGGCAACCGCCGGGCGGGCGTGGCGAGATCGAGGTGAAGATGACGGCGAGAGAAAGGATGATACGATGGAAGTCCAAGATGTCTGCGCGCTGGAGTGCGCTTGCGGCGGCCTGCTGGTGCCGAGCGGCAATCATTATCTTTGTGCCGACTGTGGGGCTCGTTTCTGCGCTGAATGCGGTAGTGATGTAATTCACGAAGGCGGGTGCTACTTCTGCCTGGGCTGTGCGGCATCGAGCTGTGAGATGGGGTGAGGGGGGACGCCCTCTCCCCCGCCCAGGAGGAGAGGGAGAACGGCGCGAGGCCGACCGTAGGGACGGGGCTTGTCCCTGTCCAGCGGTGATCGGCGAAATGCGCAGGCCCTCACCCCCGACCCCTCTCCCAGGAGGAGAGGGGAGAACGGTGCGGGGCACGGGGCGTGTCAGGATCGCAGGGATCCTGACCTACGAGGAGGATGGTTTGCAGGAGGATTTCAGACTGGAGGATGTCCGACTAAAGTCGGACCTACAGGGAAACCGTGTGAGGCCCGATTGGCGGCGAATCTGTAGCCCACCCGAAGCGGAGCGAAGGGTGGGCATCCGTAGATCCGACTTCAGTCGAAGGTGAACAGAATCGACATCCGTAGATCCGACTTCAGTCGGATGTGAACAGAATCGACATCCGTAGATCCGACTTCAGTCGGATGTGTTGCACGGGGCGGAGAAAGGGTTACGAGCGAACAGCGATGATGCGGGTTGAACATTTGCAGTCATACGGACTGCCGGAGATTGTTGTGAAGAGTTGGCAAGAGCGGTTGGGCGAGAACTTGCTGCCGCTGCAGGAGCGGGCGGTGATCGAGAATCGTGTGCTCGGCGGGGAGAGCGTGCTGATCTGCGCGCCGACTTCCGCCGGCAAAACCTTTTGCGGCGAACTGGCGGCGACGGCGGCGATTTTCCGGCGGCGCAAAGCGATCTTCCTGGTGCCGCTCAAGTCGATTGCCGAAGAACGCTATCGCGAATTCACCAAGCGTTACGCCGCGCTCGGCATCCGCGTGTTGATCGCCACCGCGGATCATCAGGAGCACGACAGCCGGCTGGAACGGGGCGATTTCGATCTGGCGATTCTGATCTACGAAAAATTCAATCAACTGCTGATCAAGAATATCGACTTGCTGGCGCCGATCGAGTTGATCGTCATCGACGAGGTGCAGATGATCGGCGACGAGGAGCGCGGCGCGGTGCTGGAATTGGCACTGACCAAGGTACTGATGGCGCAACGGCGACCGCAGATTGTCGCGCTGTCGGCGACGCTGGCGAACGCCGGAGATCTCGCCGCCTGGCTCGGATGTCGGCTTCTCAACGACAGCTTCCGGCCGGTCGAATTGCGCCACGGCGTGCTGGCGAACGGACGATATCGCTATCGGACGGGCAACGCCGAGGGGATCGAGGAGTTGGCGGGCACGGCTTGCGACGAGCCGGAGCAGGCACTGATCGCGAATGTCGAACACCTGGTTGGCCGCGATGAGCAAGTGCTGGTCTTCCTGAAATCGCGGCGCGCGTGCGAGGCGCTGGCCTACGCGCTGGCGGAACGGAGTTTCCGACCGCGGGCCGCGGCAACGATTGAGCGGTTGGAGCGCGAACCCACGACGAGTCTCGGGGCGAAACTGATCGCGACGCTCGACTCGGGAGTGGCCTTCCACCACGCCGACCTGTCGTATCGGCAGCGGCGAATTCTGGAGGAGGGTTATCGGCGGGGCGAAATTGCGGTGCTGGTCTCGACGACGACGCTGGCGATGGGAGTGAACCTGCCGGCACAAAGCGTCTTCATCGACTGCTACAAGTTCCAGCCGGGGAAGCAGACCGGCCGGCCGCTGATCGTGCCGTTGGAATGGAGCGAGTACGAGGCAATGTCGGGGCGCGCAGGACGGTTCGGCCAAGGCGGAGAATTCGGGCGCTCGATCGTCATTGCCGGGTCGCCGCTGGAGGCCGAGATGCTGTGGAAGATGTATGTCACCGGCAATCCGGCGCGGCTGGAATCGCGATTGGCGACGCATGGTTTGCTTGATGTATTGCTTGATGTAATTGCAGCCAAAGCCGCGAAATCATTGGATGATCTGTCGGCGGTACTGCGGCGAACGTTCTTGGCGGCGGAGACAAGAATGGTGGCTGATGACGAGATCGAGGCCGCCGTGGAGCAGCTCGCCAAGCGCAAGTTGGTCTTCGTTCATGGGGAAGAATTGGAAGCCTCGCCGTTGGGACGGACGGTCAGTCTGCGAGGGATCAGTGCGACTTCGGCGGGGCAGCTTTTGGGGCATCTCCACGAGTATTCCGGCTGCGACGAACTGAGTTGGTGCTACGTCGCGCTCGCTTTGGCGGAAGCGGGACGGGCACCGATCTATCGCAGTTACGCTGACGAGCAGGCGGGCGAACTGCGGCGGCGGCTGTGCGAGTATGTCGGCGCGCATGCCGATGTCGCGCCGCTTTTGGCGCGGATGACGGGCGCGGAGTATGTCCTGAGCGAAAGCGAATTGGTGCGGCAGAAGGGGGCGTTGCTTCTGTGCGAGTGGCTGGCAGGGGTGCCGACGCCGGAGATTGAACAGCGTTACCACTGTGCGTTGGGATCGATCGCGCAGTTGGGCGAAGTCGCGGGCTGGTTGATCGAGACGGCGGCGGCGCTGGCGGAGCATCTGAACAAACCGGAGGATTTCGTGCAACGGCTGAATCAGATCGCCGTCGGCGCGCGGCGCGGCTTCGATCTACCCGACACGATCTTCGCCGAGGCGGGATTCGGTGCCGAGGAACGTGACTGGGTTGTGGCGCTGTTCGACGCGGGGTGGACGACGGCGGCGCAATTGGCCGCAGCGGATCGCGCGGCGCTGGCGCAACTGATCGGTGAAAGCGGGGCGGCGGATATTCTGACGAAAATCGAAAAGGTCATAAAGGAAACCAAAGTCATTGATGGCGAGGAGGAACAACCGATGCCGATGCTGAAGCTACGGGGCGACATGCGGGGCGAGCGCGTGTATATCCATTTCGACAATTCCGAAATCGATCTCACGCCGAAGAGTTTCAATTACCTGTACAAACTGGGAGCGGCGCGTTTGACGCGGCCGGACGGCTGGTTGAGCAAGGACGAGATCGAGCCGGGCTTCAACCAGGCGAAGAACATCTATCGCGTCAAGCAGGAGCTGAAGCGGTTTGCGACGGGGCTGGAGGAGCGGATCGAGAACAACAAGTCGGGATTCTACCGCTTGAATCTGCGGCCGGAACAGATCAAGATCGACATCGACTCGATGAAGGCGTACTCCGATCTGGAACTGGCGGAATTGACCAAGCAGGTCGAGCGGTCGCCGGTGTGCTGAGCGAAGCATCCTCACCCCTCTTCCCGATGACACCATAGGGACGGGGCTGGTCCCCGTCCGCGGCGACATCGCGGGAAGGACTGTTGCGACGGAATGAGTGGTAGGATAGACATTCTTGTCTGTTATTTGACGACAACTCCGAGAAATGTCAGACAGGAATGTCTAACCTACCGGTCAACTGCGCCCGCTTTCGCGACTTCCAGAGGGAGAGGGGAGATGCGCGAGAAGGCTCGGCGCAGAATCGGGGTGTAATCGTAGGGACGGGGCTGGTCCCCGTCCGCGGTTCGGAAGAAGATTTCTGTCAGGATCGCGGGGATCCTGACTGAAGAAGAGCATTCGGTCGGTCCGACTTCAGTCGGATGAAGATGCTCGACTCAAGTCGATCCCACGGGCGGATGGGAATCTGCGGGCTATGAGAGACACGTCAGGATCGCAGGGATCCTGACCTGCGAAGACGTGATATTGGGTGTTTCAGGGGCGATATTGCGTGTTTCAGAACGGAAGGGGACACCCAAGGGATACGGTGTGAGGCGGCGGAGCCGGCGGGCACAGGAGGGTGAGCGACAAGATTTTAGCGCCAAGGGAGGAGTTTCTTACGGAAATGGCCGCAGTGCGGAGTGCGATTGTCCGATAACCTGAGAGATGGAACGACTGCGCAAGATTCGCACGAACTCTGCGTGCGGCACTTCCGCGTTCCGTCGTGGTTCTACCAAATGTGAGGGCGTAGCCGGCCGCCAGGGAGCGAGTGGCCGGGACATTGCGGCCTGAAGATGGAGAAACCGATGCCCGCGGCCGGCGCGACAAAGCAATTTCCAATCATACCGATTCGTTCGACGGTGATTTTTCCGGGCTGCGTCGAGACGATGCAGATCAGCTTGCCGTCGAACCTGGTGCTGCTGCAAAGCCTGAAGGCAAACCAGGGCGAGATCGCGATGATCCCGGTGCGCGACGGGCGCGGCGAAGTGCAGACGCTGGACGACCTCGAACAGATCGGCGTGGTGGCGCGGCCGATCGTGATGCAGCAGTCGCGCGACAACACCTACAGCGTAACCTTCGAGGCCAATCGCCGGATCCGACTGGACCGGTTGACCGCGACCACCCCGTACATCATCGGCGAATGCAGCGAGCTGCCGGCGGAGGCGGATGATCCGTCGCTGGAGCGGACGCTGGAAAAGGTTTTTGCCTACGCCATCCGCTTGCTGGCGGCCGATTCGCACTATTCGCCTGAGGTCTACGAAATCTTCAAAGCGAATCGCGCGGAGATGACGCGGTTTATCGACGTCGTCTCGCATCACCTGCATTTTCCTTTCGAGGAAAAACGTGCGCTGTTGACCCGAACCGCACTGAAGGAGCGGGTGTTCCAACTCCTGGATTTACTCAGCGCCGAATGCCAGCGGATCGAACTGGAAGACGAACTCAAGATCAAAGTTGAAGATTCTATCAACAAATCGCAGCGGGAGTTCTTCCTGCGGGCGAAACTGAAAGAAATCCGGCGCGAGCTGGGCGAGGACTACGAGGAAGACAACGTCGCACAATCGTACCGGCGGCGGATCGGGATGATGCCCGACCTGCCGGTCGAAGTACGCGAGCAGTTGTTCCTCGAGACTGAGCGGCTGAAGATGCTGTCGCCGGCG contains:
- a CDS encoding DEAD/DEAH box helicase, with protein sequence MKSWQERLGENLLPLQERAVIENRVLGGESVLICAPTSAGKTFCGELAATAAIFRRRKAIFLVPLKSIAEERYREFTKRYAALGIRVLIATADHQEHDSRLERGDFDLAILIYEKFNQLLIKNIDLLAPIELIVIDEVQMIGDEERGAVLELALTKVLMAQRRPQIVALSATLANAGDLAAWLGCRLLNDSFRPVELRHGVLANGRYRYRTGNAEGIEELAGTACDEPEQALIANVEHLVGRDEQVLVFLKSRRACEALAYALAERSFRPRAAATIERLEREPTTSLGAKLIATLDSGVAFHHADLSYRQRRILEEGYRRGEIAVLVSTTTLAMGVNLPAQSVFIDCYKFQPGKQTGRPLIVPLEWSEYEAMSGRAGRFGQGGEFGRSIVIAGSPLEAEMLWKMYVTGNPARLESRLATHGLLDVLLDVIAAKAAKSLDDLSAVLRRTFLAAETRMVADDEIEAAVEQLAKRKLVFVHGEELEASPLGRTVSLRGISATSAGQLLGHLHEYSGCDELSWCYVALALAEAGRAPIYRSYADEQAGELRRRLCEYVGAHADVAPLLARMTGAEYVLSESELVRQKGALLLCEWLAGVPTPEIEQRYHCALGSIAQLGEVAGWLIETAAALAEHLNKPEDFVQRLNQIAVGARRGFDLPDTIFAEAGFGAEERDWVVALFDAGWTTAAQLAAADRAALAQLIGESGAADILTKIEKVIKETKVIDGEEEQPMPMLKLRGDMRGERVYIHFDNSEIDLTPKSFNYLYKLGAARLTRPDGWLSKDEIEPGFNQAKNIYRVKQELKRFATGLEERIENNKSGFYRLNLRPEQIKIDIDSMKAYSDLELAELTKQVERSPVC